A single region of the Oncorhynchus keta strain PuntledgeMale-10-30-2019 chromosome 4, Oket_V2, whole genome shotgun sequence genome encodes:
- the LOC118384057 gene encoding RDS/peripherin-like protein xRDS35, whose amino-acid sequence MVLLKLQFPLQRRVRLAQGLWLLSWLAVLAGAFTFSLGVYLKTELLRRAEVMDNTEIHVVPNILMLVGLVTMGINLFAGRVCQDSLDSARFPPWKPFLLPWYGLAWMVCVWLLSAVVLSYALQGNLEESLKVGLRNGIRFYRDTDVPGRCFQKETIDRLQMELRCCGNTNYRDWFEVQWISNRYLDFTSKEVKDRVRSNVDGRYLMDGVPFSCCNPGSPRPCLQNHLTDNTAHYNYEHQSEELNLYTRGCRQALVDYYMGLMNTIGPGILSVISVQISVLVSLRYLHTSLEGVDPENPEADSEGYILAKGVKETLMDVKTTVFKLLQFGQVEAGDEAEAGADGEKAATSS is encoded by the exons ATGGTGCTGCTGAAGCTGCAGTTCCCCCTGCAGAGGCGTGTGCGTCTGGCCCAGGGTCTGTGGCTGCTGTCCTGGCTGGCCGTGCTGGCTGGGGCCTTCACCTTCTCCCTGGGAGTGTACCTCAAGACCGAGCTGCTCCGCAGGGCAGAG GTGATGGACAACACAGAGATCCACGTGGTGCCTAACATCTTGATGCTGGTGGGCTTGGTAACCATGGGGATCAACCTGTTTGCTGGGCGGGTGTGTCAGGACTCCCTGGACTCTGCCCGATTCCCTCCCTGGAAGCCCTTCCTGCTGCCCTGGTATGGCCTGGCCTGGATGGTGTGTGTCTGGTTGCTGTCTGCTGTGGTGCTCAGCTATGCCCTGCAGGGAAACCTCGAGGAGTCACTCAAG GTGGGCCTGAGGAACGGTATCCGGTTCTACCGGGACACGGACGTCCCGGGCCGCTGTTTCCAGAAGGAGACCATCGACAGGCTGCAAATGGAACTGCGTTGCTGCGGCAACACCAACTACAGAGACTGGTTCGAGGTGCAGTGGATCAGCAACAGATACCTGGACTTCACCTCTAAAGAAGTcaaaga TCGTGTGCGTAGCAACGTGGACGGTCGTTACCTGATGGATGGAGTCCCCTTCAGCTGCTGTAACCCCGGCTCCCCTCGGCCCTGTCTCCAGAACCACCTGACTGACAACACTGCCCACTACAACTATGAGCACCAGAGTGAGGAGCTGAACCTGTACACCCGCGGCTGCAGACAGGCGCTGGTCGACTACTACATGGGCCTCATGAACACCATCGGCCCCGGGATTCTGTCGGTCATCTCCGTGCAG ATATCAGTGTTGGTGAGCCTGCGGTACCTGCACACGTCTCTGGAGGGCGTGGACCCGGAGAACCCCGAAGCTGACAGCGAGGGCTACATCCTGGCGAAGGGGGTTAAGGAGACCCTGATGGATGTCAAGACCACTGTGTTCAAACTGCTGCAGTTCGGACAG GTGGAGGCAGGTGACGAGGCAGAAGCTGGGGCGGACGGCGAGAAGGCAGCCACGTCCAGCTAG